In bacterium, the DNA window TTTCACTTGTTTTATTTACTCCTGATGGGATTTATGCTATTAAAGACCCAAATGGATTTAGGCCTTTATGTCTTGGTAAATTAAATAATGGTTATGTGATATCATCTGAAAGTTGTGCTTTTGATTTGATAGGTGCTGAATATATAAGAGAAATAGAAGAAGGTGAGATTCTTTTTATAGGAAAAGATGGTTTAAAGAGTTATTATTTACCAAAAAATAAAATTTCAAGATGTATATTTGAATTTATATATTTTGCAAGGCCTGACAGTAAAATATTTGGTAAAAGTGTTTATGTTGCAAGAAAAAAACTTGGTGAAAATCTTGCAAAAGAATTACCTTTTTCGGCAGATATAGTAATACCTGTTCCTGATTCCGGAAATATTGCTGCTATTGGACTTGCAGAGAAATTAAAAATACCATTTGAAATGGGTTTTATAAGAAATCATTATGTAGGAAGGACATTTATTATGCCATTTCAGACATCAAGGGAACTTGGTGTAAAAATAAAATTGAATCCTGTACCAGAAATTATCAAAAATAAAAAAATTATAGTGGTTGAAGATTCAATAGTAAGAGGAACAACGAGCATGCTGAGGATTAAAGAACTTAGAAAAGCAGGTGTAAAAGAAGTTTATATGGCAGTAAGTTGTCCTCCAATTAAATATCCGTGTTTTTATGGAATTGACTTTCCGGATAAAAATGAACTTATTGCCTCTTTTAATGAAGTTGAAAAAATTAAAGAAAAAATTGGACTTGATGGACTTTATTATCTTTCTCTTGAAGGAATGATTTCTTCTATTTCTTTGCCATCTGGTGAATTCTGTACTGCATGTTTTACAGGAAAATATCCAGTTGAAGTAGAGGGATTTATAGGAAAAAGGCAATTTGAAAATGAAGGGATATCTTGTTATTGAAGATGGAACAATTTATAAAGGTAAAACATTTGGAGCAGAAGGAGAAAGATTTGGAGAATTAATTTTTAATACAAGTATGACTGGATATCAGGAAATAATATATGACCCTTCCTATAAAGGACAGATTGTTGTTATGACATATCCCTTAATAGGAAATTATGGTGTTAACTCTGAAGATGTTGAATCTTATAAAATTCATTTTGAAGGTTTTGTTGTTAGAGAGAAAAGTAAAATCTATTCAAACTGGAGAGCAGAAAAATCACTGGATGAATTATTTGAGGAAAATGGAATAATAGGGATTGAAGATGTTGACACAAGAAAAATTACAGAAAAAATAAGGGATGAAGGAGCAATGAAGGCAGGGATATTTACAGGAGAGCGTGATTTGAAAGAAATGATTGAAAAGGTTAAAAAATCACCATCTATTGTCGGAGTTGATCTTGTAAAAGAAGTTATAAAAGAAAAGCCATACTGGTGGAAAAAAGAAGGAAAATATAAAGTAGTTGTTATTGACTGTGGAGTTAAATATAATATTTTGAGAATCCTTTCAAGATTTGATTTAAAAGTTGTTGTTTATCCTGCGAATACACCTTATGAAGAAATAGAAAAGGAAAAACCAGATGGAATTTTAATTTCAAATGGACCTGGAGATCCGGAGCCACTTAAATATGTAATTGAAAATGTAAGTAATCTGGTTGAGAAATATCCTGTATTTGGTATATGTCTTGGTCATCAAATTCTAGGCCAGGTTTTCGGCGGGAAAACATATAAATTAAAATTTGGCCATCATGGAGCAAATCACCCAGTAAAGGACTTAAAAACAGGAAAGATATATATAACAGTTCAAAATCACGGTTTTTGTGTAGATATAAATACAATTAAAGACCCAGATATAGAAATTACTCATATAAACTTAAATGACCATACGCTTGAAGGTATAGAACATAAAAAATTACCGGTATTTTCTGTTCAATTTCATCCTGAAAATGCACCTGGACCAAGGGATGCAGAATATCTCTTTGAAAAATTTTATGAATATATAAAAAATGGGAAAAAGAACTGATATAAAGAAAATTATGATAATTGGTTCTGGCCCTATAATAATAGGTCAGGCATGTGAATTTGATTATTCTGGTTCTCAGGCATGTAAAGCATTGAAAGAAGAAGGATATGAAGTTGTCCTTGTAAACAGTAATCCCGCAACAATAATGACAGACCCAGATATGGCTGATAAAATTTACATTGAGCCATTAGTTCCTGAAATAATTGCAAAAATAATTGAAAAAGAAAAACCCGATGTTCTTCTACCAACTCTTGGTGGACAGACAGCTTTAAATATTGCGACTTCATTATATGAGATGGGAATTTTACAGAAATATAATGTTGAATTAATAGGTGCAAACTATTATGCAATAAAAAAAGCAGAGGATAGAGAATTATTTAAAGAATCAATGAAAAAAATCGGATTAAAAGTTCCTGAGAGTGGTATAGCACATAATATAAAAGAGGCAATTGATGTGGCAAAGAAAATTGGTTTTCCTGTAATTATAAGACCCGCATATACTCTTGGAGGGACAGGAAGTTCGGTAGCATATAATATTGAAGAATTTGAAGGTCTTGCTGAAATTGGTTTGAAAGCAAGTTTAATAAGTGAAATTTTGATTGAGCAATCAGTACTTGGCTGGAAAGAATATGAACTTGAGGTAATGAGGGATTTAAAGGATAATGTGGTTATAATCTGTTCAATAGAAAATTTTGACCCCATGGGAATTCATACAGGAGATAGTATAACAGTAGCACCTATTCAAACTTTAACTGACAAAGAATACCAAGATATGAGAGATGCGGCAATAAAAATAATTAGAGAAATTGGTGTTGAAACAGGAGGGAGTAATATTCAGTTTGCAGTTAATCCAGAAAATGGAGAAATGGTTGTTATTGAAATGAATCCAAGAGTTTCAAGAAGTTCTGCTCTTGCATCAAAAGCAACTGGTTTTCCAATAGCAAAGATTGCAACTAAACTTGCTATTGGATATACTCTTGATGAGATTCCAAATGATATAACTAAAAAAACTCCTGCCTGTTTTGAACCTACAATTGATTATTGTGTTGTTAAAATTCCTAAATTTAATTTTGAAAAGTTTCCTGGGGCAAATTCTATTTTAACCACATCAATGAAATCAGTTGGAGAGGTAATGGCAATAGGGAGAACTTTTAAAGAGGCATTACAGAAAGCATTGAGAAGTTTAGAAGAAAGTTTTTGTGGACTTGAAGATATAAATTTAAAACTTGAGACAGAAGAGGGTTTAAGAATTCCAAATCCTTACAGGTTATTTTATATAAAAAGGGCATTTAAAGAAGGAAAAACATTAGACAAAATTTACAATTTATGCAGAATAGATAAATGGTTTCTTTCAAATATAAAAGAAATTACTGATTTTGAAGAGGAAATTAAAAAATTTAAAAATAAGACAATCGATTATGAAACAATAAAAAAAGCCAAAGAACTCGGTTTTTCAGATAAACAAATAGGGAAACTTGTTGGAAAGAGTGAAATGGAGATAAGAAATTTGAGGAAAAAATATGGAATTGAACCTGATTATAAATGTGTTGATACATGCGCGGGTGAATTTATTGCATACACTCCTTATTATT includes these proteins:
- the purF gene encoding amidophosphoribosyltransferase, with product MKEYCGIVGIFNLKKISEYLYFSLFSLQHRGQESCGIVFSDFNDVFIHKGMGLISDVFSRFDFTKYKEKLGFGIGHVRYSTTGNPDIKNIQPFIVEYKGRIYAIAHNGNLVNSYNLRKKLEEEGTLFQTTLDTEIIMHLIFKSKKEKFEDKLKEALSEIKGAFSLVLFTPDGIYAIKDPNGFRPLCLGKLNNGYVISSESCAFDLIGAEYIREIEEGEILFIGKDGLKSYYLPKNKISRCIFEFIYFARPDSKIFGKSVYVARKKLGENLAKELPFSADIVIPVPDSGNIAAIGLAEKLKIPFEMGFIRNHYVGRTFIMPFQTSRELGVKIKLNPVPEIIKNKKIIVVEDSIVRGTTSMLRIKELRKAGVKEVYMAVSCPPIKYPCFYGIDFPDKNELIASFNEVEKIKEKIGLDGLYYLSLEGMISSISLPSGEFCTACFTGKYPVEVEGFIGKRQFENEGISCY
- the carA gene encoding glutamine-hydrolyzing carbamoyl-phosphate synthase small subunit codes for the protein MKGYLVIEDGTIYKGKTFGAEGERFGELIFNTSMTGYQEIIYDPSYKGQIVVMTYPLIGNYGVNSEDVESYKIHFEGFVVREKSKIYSNWRAEKSLDELFEENGIIGIEDVDTRKITEKIRDEGAMKAGIFTGERDLKEMIEKVKKSPSIVGVDLVKEVIKEKPYWWKKEGKYKVVVIDCGVKYNILRILSRFDLKVVVYPANTPYEEIEKEKPDGILISNGPGDPEPLKYVIENVSNLVEKYPVFGICLGHQILGQVFGGKTYKLKFGHHGANHPVKDLKTGKIYITVQNHGFCVDINTIKDPDIEITHINLNDHTLEGIEHKKLPVFSVQFHPENAPGPRDAEYLFEKFYEYIKNGKKN